One genomic region from Leeia speluncae encodes:
- a CDS encoding GspH/FimT family pseudopilin — protein sequence MKQNLNPAHLKREHAGFSLIEMMVAVGIAGILLAIAIPNVTTWLSQARLATTSDQLVESLSLAKQEAIKRRSTVSVCAATTPNTATACSGTASDWSKGWIVLAGTTVLNRYTAPSNLTISTDSNVNSGTTATFTTVTFGATVGFLSAPTLAGTGTQVACLQMTMTGGMTQRIEVIPSGRIVKSFNGTCV from the coding sequence TTGAAACAAAATTTGAATCCTGCTCATCTTAAACGTGAGCACGCTGGATTTTCACTAATTGAGATGATGGTGGCGGTGGGGATTGCCGGTATTTTGCTAGCCATTGCAATTCCAAATGTAACTACTTGGCTTTCGCAAGCAAGGCTAGCTACAACATCAGATCAATTGGTGGAGTCTCTCTCTCTTGCAAAGCAAGAGGCAATAAAGCGTAGATCTACTGTGAGTGTTTGTGCTGCAACTACACCAAATACAGCAACGGCGTGTAGTGGAACGGCATCTGATTGGTCTAAAGGGTGGATTGTCCTTGCAGGTACAACCGTTCTAAATAGATATACGGCGCCAAGTAACTTGACGATAAGCACAGATAGTAACGTGAACTCCGGCACCACTGCGACGTTTACGACCGTGACATTTGGTGCAACTGTCGGGTTTTTATCTGCCCCAACATTAGCAGGAACAGGTACCCAAGTCGCGTGCTTGCAAATGACGATGACAGGAGGGATGACTCAACGCATTGAAGTGATTCCATCGGGGCGGATAGTGAAAAGTTTTAATGGCACCTGTGTCTAA
- the pilV gene encoding type IV pilus modification protein PilV → MKSNRLIRHVVKENGLTLIEVLISLAILSIGLLGLAGLQARTLEKVQSSYFKDVAADLVSDFADRVRSNRSPWMIEDSATAVTYPTAPDYAEVKAACTVSGDVWTCAGAGVNHNASTTGNSIAVSDMTEWLNSVVNQLPGGSATISATSIQNGRAWRYLVTLSWAGSRSLSSAITGDGTLTAVVE, encoded by the coding sequence ATGAAAAGCAACAGACTAATTAGGCACGTCGTTAAAGAGAATGGTTTAACTCTGATAGAGGTCTTAATTTCTCTCGCTATTCTTTCTATTGGCTTATTGGGATTGGCGGGGCTTCAAGCAAGAACGCTAGAGAAGGTACAAAGCTCTTACTTTAAAGATGTTGCTGCAGATTTGGTTTCTGATTTTGCTGATAGAGTGAGATCAAATCGTTCCCCTTGGATGATTGAAGATTCTGCAACTGCAGTCACTTATCCGACTGCTCCAGATTACGCAGAAGTTAAAGCGGCTTGTACAGTGTCAGGTGATGTCTGGACTTGTGCTGGCGCAGGTGTCAATCATAATGCATCGACAACAGGTAATTCTATTGCTGTATCAGATATGACAGAATGGTTAAACTCAGTTGTAAACCAACTTCCAGGTGGTTCCGCAACAATTAGTGCCACTTCAATTCAAAACGGCAGGGCATGGCGATATCTTGTTACTTTATCTTGGGCAGGAAGTCGAAGCTTAAGCAGTGCAATCACCGGTGATGGAACATTAACCGCAGTAGTTGAATAA
- a CDS encoding PilW family protein, with product MLVKSIYKVSKSRGYTIVEMMVAAAVASIVALAVGSIYLSSNNTRRVQEMQNRMSEDGRYAMFMLNKIIAQAGFRPAPSSNAYTDLGNQMRITPDGTDPDKKATIRFQNDNTNVIGCNGQVISGSGTTQALSISWSGTIGDPLVCNNGSNMSWIGDSTGGVDTSVQVADFLLTYGLDTTKTNTNVTYVCDIGANTGTGDCIADSYNSSPSGSYEIVSVRACLVLRSSQVSTEVAKAADYNDCSGNPINNSQTDGRLYRTFSTTVVMRNR from the coding sequence ATGCTTGTAAAATCAATATACAAAGTTAGTAAGTCCCGCGGTTATACCATTGTTGAAATGATGGTTGCCGCGGCAGTGGCATCAATTGTTGCCTTAGCTGTTGGTAGTATTTACTTGTCTAGCAATAACACTCGAAGAGTGCAAGAAATGCAAAACAGGATGAGCGAGGATGGCCGGTATGCCATGTTTATGCTGAATAAAATTATAGCGCAAGCAGGTTTTCGACCTGCGCCAAGTTCAAATGCCTATACAGACTTGGGTAACCAAATGCGTATTACACCAGACGGCACTGATCCTGATAAAAAGGCAACGATAAGATTTCAGAACGACAATACGAATGTAATTGGCTGTAATGGACAGGTGATTTCTGGTTCTGGCACAACTCAGGCATTAAGCATATCCTGGAGTGGCACAATTGGTGACCCACTAGTCTGTAATAATGGTAGTAATATGAGTTGGATTGGTGATAGTACAGGCGGGGTCGATACAAGTGTACAAGTCGCAGACTTTTTACTTACTTACGGCTTAGACACGACAAAAACGAATACGAATGTAACGTATGTCTGTGATATTGGAGCAAACACGGGTACTGGTGATTGTATTGCTGATAGTTATAACTCATCGCCAAGTGGTTCTTATGAAATTGTTTCTGTGCGTGCATGCCTTGTTCTACGATCATCTCAAGTAAGTACGGAGGTGGCGAAAGCTGCAGACTATAACGACTGTTCTGGTAATCCAATTAATAATAGCCAAACGGATGGACGGCTATATAGAACCTTTTCAACTACCGTAGTAATGAGAAATCGCTAA
- a CDS encoding pilus assembly PilX family protein, which yields MSRSLSVCKNRGFALLVTLVMLVVLTIMIIGGVRSATIGEKSAGGYLERTKAFQQAEVSLRQGELQLRQQGCYPQVANGTVTISTAVTTGTATDCELTVGYDSTSTSAPTSWNAAWNTGATINAPATAVSAVNNTGGSSVTVGSYVIRVQGSSVGNCQKYSVTSRGVGSDSGGVNAAVVQSIVNVCKNT from the coding sequence ATGAGTAGGAGCTTAAGCGTTTGCAAAAATAGAGGGTTTGCACTCTTAGTGACACTTGTTATGCTGGTTGTTTTGACCATTATGATCATAGGCGGTGTTCGTTCTGCAACAATCGGTGAAAAAAGTGCCGGTGGCTATTTGGAGCGAACTAAGGCTTTTCAGCAAGCAGAGGTGTCATTAAGGCAGGGTGAATTGCAGTTACGTCAGCAAGGTTGTTATCCTCAGGTAGCTAATGGAACGGTAACGATTTCAACTGCGGTAACAACAGGAACCGCAACAGATTGTGAATTAACCGTTGGATATGATAGTACTTCTACAAGTGCACCTACCTCATGGAATGCTGCTTGGAATACAGGTGCAACAATTAATGCGCCAGCTACTGCTGTCAGTGCTGTGAATAATACTGGAGGGTCAAGTGTGACGGTTGGCTCATACGTTATTCGCGTACAAGGTTCGAGTGTGGGGAACTGTCAAAAATATTCCGTTACTTCACGTGGCGTAGGGTCGGATAGTGGCGGCGTTAATGCTGCTGTTGTTCAGAGTATTGTTAATGTTTGCAAAAATACGTGA
- a CDS encoding type IV pilin protein, with the protein MKTKRVDGQRQLVEYSQSMERYFTANNSYVSSGTTCGVTFTDTDFYQFTGSCTSTTFTLTATPVSGSSQAGDGNQTIDNTGARTGTWSS; encoded by the coding sequence ATTAAGACAAAGCGAGTGGATGGCCAGCGACAATTGGTTGAGTACTCTCAATCTATGGAGAGATATTTTACTGCCAATAACTCCTATGTAAGCTCGGGAACCACTTGTGGAGTTACTTTCACTGATACCGATTTTTACCAATTTACCGGTTCATGCACTTCAACAACATTTACCTTAACTGCTACTCCAGTATCTGGTAGTTCGCAGGCGGGAGATGGAAACCAGACGATTGATAATACAGGGGCAAGAACTGGTACTTGGTCTAGTTAA
- the ispH gene encoding 4-hydroxy-3-methylbut-2-enyl diphosphate reductase yields MNTPLQQIILASPRGFCAGVDRAISIVERALEKFGAPIYVRHEVVHNRFVVDNLKEKGAIFIDDLKDVPAGSTLIYSAHGVSLAVREEAESLGLTIFDATCPLVTKVHLEVRKLRKEGFEIIMIGHEGHPEVEGTMGQTQEGMYLVETADDVQTLAVQKPDQLAYVTQTTLSVDDASIVIDALRAKFPNIVGPKKDDICYATQNRQDAVKQLTTASDLIIVIGSKNSSNSNRLREVAEQSGVTAYMVDNASELKPEWFEKATKVGITAGASAPEVLVNGVVERIQSMSSATIDTLKTVDEDVVFNLPKGL; encoded by the coding sequence ATGAATACTCCACTTCAACAAATTATTCTTGCGAGTCCAAGAGGCTTCTGTGCGGGTGTAGATAGAGCGATTAGCATTGTCGAAAGAGCGCTAGAGAAATTTGGCGCACCTATTTATGTTCGGCATGAGGTGGTGCATAACCGTTTTGTTGTAGACAACTTAAAAGAAAAGGGTGCCATCTTTATAGATGATCTCAAAGATGTGCCAGCAGGTAGCACTTTAATTTATAGCGCGCATGGTGTTTCGCTTGCTGTACGCGAAGAAGCGGAGTCATTGGGGTTAACCATTTTTGATGCCACCTGCCCACTCGTTACCAAAGTTCACTTAGAAGTACGAAAGCTTCGCAAGGAAGGCTTCGAAATCATCATGATTGGTCATGAGGGCCATCCTGAAGTAGAAGGCACCATGGGGCAAACCCAAGAAGGCATGTATTTAGTTGAAACAGCCGATGATGTACAAACATTAGCAGTACAAAAACCAGATCAGCTTGCGTATGTAACACAAACCACGTTATCTGTTGATGACGCATCAATTGTCATTGATGCGCTCAGAGCAAAATTCCCAAATATTGTCGGACCAAAGAAGGATGATATTTGCTATGCCACACAAAATAGACAAGATGCAGTCAAGCAGCTAACAACAGCCAGCGATTTAATCATCGTGATTGGTTCAAAAAATAGCTCTAACTCGAATAGACTTCGTGAAGTGGCGGAGCAAAGTGGTGTTACCGCCTATATGGTCGATAACGCCAGTGAATTGAAACCTGAGTGGTTTGAAAAAGCAACCAAGGTTGGCATCACCGCGGGTGCATCAGCCCCCGAAGTGTTAGTCAACGGCGTAGTTGAACGCATTCAAAGCATGTCTAGTGCAACGATCGACACACTTAAAACGGTAGATGAAGACGTTGTGTTTAACTTGCCGAAGGGACTGTAA
- the lspA gene encoding signal peptidase II, translating into MNNQKQRFYVWIVIALLFIGFDQLTKYWVQQALYPGQLITYSTFFDLVLVFNTGAAFSFLAHAGGWQMLFFSGIAFIVSAVILHQLWKDSSKSLYCLSLTGIMGGALGNVIDRIYLGKVVDFLQFHAGSHYWPAFNAADCFIVGGAILLVLDSLLHSKQKVAK; encoded by the coding sequence ATGAACAACCAAAAGCAGCGCTTTTATGTTTGGATAGTCATTGCACTCTTATTTATTGGCTTTGACCAGCTAACTAAATACTGGGTACAGCAGGCGCTGTACCCAGGCCAATTAATCACTTACAGCACATTCTTTGATTTAGTGCTGGTGTTTAATACAGGTGCGGCATTTAGTTTTCTTGCGCATGCAGGCGGCTGGCAAATGCTGTTTTTTTCTGGCATCGCCTTTATCGTTAGTGCAGTTATCTTGCACCAACTGTGGAAAGATAGTAGTAAATCGTTATATTGCCTATCCCTAACTGGCATTATGGGTGGGGCGCTTGGCAATGTGATTGATCGTATCTATCTAGGCAAAGTAGTCGACTTTTTGCAATTTCACGCTGGCTCGCATTATTGGCCAGCTTTTAATGCCGCAGATTGTTTTATTGTAGGTGGGGCGATATTGCTTGTCCTTGACAGCCTTCTACACTCTAAGCAGAAAGTAGCAAAATGA
- the ileS gene encoding isoleucine--tRNA ligase, with translation MTQASDKPDYKNTLNLLDTSFPMRGDLAKREPGMLKKWLDEDRYQKIRKASKGRPKFILHDGPPYANGDIHIGHAVNKILKDMIVKSKTLAGFDAPYVPGWDCHGLPIEHKVEQTHGKQLPKAKFRELCREYAESQITRQKADFIRLGVMGDWENPYKTMNFQTEAEIVRTLGKIYENGYVVAGKKPVHWCIDCGSSLADAEVEYEDRVSPAIDVAFNVLPNYVAQLEKAFSTKLDGADAFAVIWTTTPWTLPANQAVSIHPEFTYQLVKTPVGYLVLVRELVEAAVKRYGFEEVSIAGETTGNALENILLQHPFLDRQVPLILGDHVTVESGTGLVHTAPAHGQEDYIVGQKYKLSIDNPVGGDGRFVTGTAFVEGKSVMEANPVIIELLTEKQALLCNQKLNHSYPHCWRHKTPIIFRATSQWFISMDKQMPDGRSLREKALAAVEATEFFPSWGRARLEAMQKNRPDWCISRQRFWGVPMTFFAHNETGELHPDSLSILEKVAKAIEAKGIEAWWEIDSTELLGADADKYSKLPDTLDVWFDSGSTHFAVLKTREELAHPADLYLEGSDQHRGWFMSSMLTGCATFGAAPYKQLLTHGFVVDGHGRKMSKSLGNVIVPQKVIDTLGADVLRLWVASTDYSGELNISDEILKRVTESYRRIRNTLRFLLANLADFDFSKHAVSVENLLSIDKYALSLANQLQNETILPSFDRYSFHQAMASINTWCSEDLGGFYLDVLKDRLYTSAPDSLARRSAQTVLWHMTQSLTIMLAPVLSFTCEEVWQTLGHTDSIFEHTHHEFPAISEAETLNEQWKRVRELRAQVTKVLENLRTEGKIGASLQAEVVISAGNDDFAALAALEDDLKFVLITSAATVEKSETAPPTIQATATTYKKCERCWHYRADVGSHAEHSHLCGRCVSNLHGAGESRKHA, from the coding sequence ATGACCCAAGCCAGTGACAAACCAGATTACAAAAACACGCTCAACCTGCTAGATACTAGCTTTCCAATGCGTGGCGACTTGGCAAAACGTGAGCCAGGCATGCTAAAAAAATGGCTTGATGAAGATCGCTATCAAAAAATTCGCAAAGCTAGCAAAGGCCGTCCTAAGTTTATTCTTCATGATGGTCCTCCGTATGCAAACGGTGATATTCACATTGGCCATGCCGTGAATAAAATCTTGAAAGATATGATTGTTAAATCTAAAACGTTAGCGGGATTTGACGCACCATATGTCCCAGGCTGGGATTGCCATGGCCTTCCAATCGAACACAAAGTAGAACAAACACACGGCAAACAATTACCAAAGGCAAAGTTTCGCGAACTGTGCCGTGAGTATGCTGAATCTCAAATTACACGTCAGAAGGCCGACTTCATCCGCCTTGGCGTTATGGGCGACTGGGAAAACCCATATAAAACCATGAATTTCCAAACGGAAGCAGAAATCGTCCGTACGCTAGGCAAAATTTATGAGAATGGCTATGTGGTCGCGGGTAAAAAACCTGTTCACTGGTGTATTGATTGTGGATCTTCACTAGCTGATGCAGAAGTAGAGTATGAAGATCGTGTTTCCCCAGCGATAGATGTTGCTTTCAACGTATTACCAAACTACGTTGCGCAACTTGAAAAAGCATTCTCGACAAAATTAGACGGCGCAGATGCCTTCGCAGTTATTTGGACTACAACGCCTTGGACATTGCCAGCTAACCAAGCAGTGTCTATCCATCCAGAATTTACTTATCAGCTAGTAAAAACGCCTGTTGGCTATTTAGTGCTTGTAAGGGAACTAGTAGAAGCGGCAGTAAAACGCTACGGCTTTGAAGAAGTGAGTATTGCAGGTGAAACCACTGGTAATGCACTGGAAAACATCTTACTTCAGCATCCATTCCTTGACCGTCAAGTCCCATTGATTCTTGGTGATCATGTCACGGTTGAATCAGGTACCGGCCTTGTTCACACCGCACCAGCACATGGTCAAGAAGATTACATCGTAGGGCAGAAATATAAGCTTTCAATTGATAACCCAGTTGGTGGCGATGGCCGCTTTGTTACTGGTACCGCCTTCGTTGAAGGCAAATCAGTCATGGAAGCCAACCCCGTTATTATTGAACTACTAACTGAAAAACAGGCTCTACTTTGCAACCAGAAGCTAAATCATAGCTACCCACATTGCTGGCGCCACAAAACACCAATTATCTTTAGAGCAACGAGCCAATGGTTCATCTCTATGGATAAGCAAATGCCAGACGGCCGTTCTTTGAGAGAAAAAGCACTAGCTGCGGTAGAAGCAACAGAGTTTTTCCCTTCTTGGGGTAGAGCACGACTAGAAGCGATGCAAAAAAATCGCCCAGACTGGTGTATTTCGCGCCAGCGTTTCTGGGGCGTGCCAATGACCTTCTTTGCTCATAACGAAACAGGTGAATTGCATCCAGATTCGCTCAGCATTTTAGAAAAGGTTGCCAAAGCAATTGAAGCAAAAGGTATTGAAGCTTGGTGGGAAATTGATTCAACCGAACTACTCGGCGCAGATGCTGACAAATACAGTAAGCTACCAGACACATTAGATGTATGGTTTGACTCTGGCTCTACCCACTTTGCGGTGCTAAAAACAAGAGAAGAACTAGCGCACCCAGCAGACCTTTATCTAGAAGGTTCTGATCAACATCGAGGCTGGTTTATGTCATCGATGCTAACTGGTTGCGCCACGTTTGGTGCTGCGCCATACAAGCAATTGCTAACGCATGGCTTTGTGGTAGATGGACACGGTCGCAAGATGTCTAAATCACTTGGCAATGTGATTGTTCCTCAGAAGGTAATTGATACACTAGGAGCCGATGTATTGCGCCTATGGGTAGCATCTACCGACTACTCGGGCGAATTAAACATTTCTGATGAAATTTTAAAGCGCGTTACAGAGTCTTACCGCCGTATTCGTAACACCCTTCGTTTCTTGCTGGCAAACTTAGCAGACTTTGACTTTTCAAAACATGCTGTTTCTGTTGAAAATTTACTATCTATCGATAAGTACGCCTTGTCATTGGCTAATCAGTTACAAAATGAAACGATCTTGCCATCTTTTGACAGATATTCATTCCACCAAGCAATGGCATCAATTAACACATGGTGCTCAGAAGATCTTGGTGGTTTCTACTTAGATGTTTTAAAAGACCGTCTATATACATCTGCACCAGACTCATTAGCTCGTCGTTCTGCACAAACCGTGTTATGGCACATGACACAAAGCTTAACCATTATGCTTGCACCAGTACTCAGCTTCACATGTGAAGAAGTCTGGCAAACACTTGGTCATACAGATAGTATCTTTGAACATACCCACCATGAGTTCCCGGCTATTTCAGAAGCCGAGACACTAAATGAGCAATGGAAACGCGTCAGAGAACTACGCGCTCAAGTAACAAAGGTGCTCGAAAATCTAAGAACAGAAGGCAAAATTGGCGCATCTCTACAGGCTGAAGTTGTCATTTCAGCCGGGAACGATGATTTTGCCGCACTAGCTGCACTAGAAGATGATTTGAAGTTTGTACTCATTACCTCTGCTGCTACGGTAGAAAAGAGTGAGACAGCGCCCCCAACAATTCAGGCAACTGCAACTACCTACAAAAAATGTGAGCGCTGCTGGCACTACCGTGCTGATGTTGGTAGCCATGCAGAGCATTCACACCTGTGTGGACGTTGCGTAAGCAATCTTCATGGAGCAGGCGAATCTAGAAAGCACGCCTAA
- a CDS encoding bifunctional riboflavin kinase/FAD synthetase: MQVYRGLHSVHASPCAVTIGNFDGIHAGHQALLQRLKSEAQSRSLPTLVITFEPHPKEFFSSQTAPTRLTSLREKLELFREMGIDYVCIYPFRSALASISAEDFVVELLKKQLHTSYLLIGDDFCFGAKRKGNFALLQQFAENGLFELSSMTTFLQEESRVSSTRIRDSLESGRLEDATSMLLRPYRVSGKVVHGNKLGRTIGFPTANIHIKHNRPPLSGIFAVSVDGIDDKPIPGAASFGVRPTVMSNGLPTLEVFLLDFSGNLYGKHVGVRFHHKLRNEEKYPDLDSLVTQINKDVAQVKQYFVQHPNLLTTSALPLLSKVTR; encoded by the coding sequence ATGCAGGTATATAGAGGATTACATTCTGTACATGCGTCTCCATGTGCAGTTACCATTGGTAACTTTGATGGCATTCACGCAGGTCATCAAGCTTTGTTACAACGCTTAAAAAGTGAAGCGCAATCTCGCTCACTGCCTACACTCGTCATTACCTTCGAGCCACACCCAAAAGAATTTTTCTCCAGCCAGACGGCGCCAACGCGCTTAACTTCGCTTCGCGAAAAGCTTGAGCTTTTTCGCGAAATGGGTATTGATTATGTCTGCATCTACCCATTTCGTTCTGCGCTTGCATCGATCAGTGCGGAAGACTTTGTTGTAGAATTACTCAAAAAACAACTACATACCAGCTACCTACTGATTGGGGATGACTTCTGTTTTGGTGCGAAACGTAAAGGCAACTTTGCCTTATTACAGCAGTTTGCAGAAAATGGTTTATTTGAACTCTCTTCGATGACCACGTTTTTACAAGAAGAATCACGCGTCTCAAGCACACGAATTAGAGACTCACTTGAAAGTGGTCGATTAGAAGATGCGACTTCCATGTTGCTAAGACCATATCGTGTTAGCGGAAAAGTAGTCCATGGCAACAAATTAGGTAGAACCATTGGCTTTCCTACCGCCAACATTCATATCAAACATAATAGACCTCCGCTATCAGGCATTTTCGCTGTTTCCGTTGATGGGATTGATGACAAACCAATTCCAGGCGCGGCTAGTTTTGGGGTGCGCCCAACGGTAATGTCGAATGGCCTTCCAACACTAGAAGTCTTCTTATTAGATTTCTCAGGAAATCTATATGGCAAACATGTAGGGGTTAGATTCCATCATAAGCTGCGGAATGAAGAAAAATACCCAGATCTAGATAGTTTAGTGACTCAGATTAATAAAGACGTAGCGCAAGTAAAACAATACTTTGTACAGCATCCTAACTTACTGACGACCAGCGCACTGCCTTTACTGAGCAAAGTGACTCGTTAA
- a CDS encoding GGDEF domain-containing protein: MPSLESTQLAPAVIDNIEAGLFIVDSDFRIVMWNAYLAKHSGIAEEALLGKHLFEAFPELPQKWLEKKLKGVLLLKNFSFTSWEQRPWLFQFDHNRPITGGIDCMRQNCVFTPLKDPETGLVSFVSVTIFDVTDTAIYQQQLTEALAKLEESNITDGLTGIYNRRYLQQRYHSEFGRASRHGSNLTTIIFDLDHFKRVNDTYGHLAGDEVLKTVAKRVKSLVRALDVVGRYGGEEFALILPDTDLEGGLTLAERIRETIAADPVPFGDIEIPVSASLGVSQFSPEMTNYELMVQAADQALYEAKHNGRNQVVAAK, from the coding sequence ATGCCATCTTTGGAGAGCACTCAACTAGCCCCTGCTGTCATAGACAATATCGAAGCAGGTTTGTTTATTGTTGATAGTGATTTTCGAATCGTTATGTGGAATGCCTACCTAGCAAAGCATAGCGGCATTGCAGAAGAAGCATTGCTTGGCAAACATCTCTTTGAAGCATTTCCAGAACTTCCGCAAAAATGGCTTGAAAAAAAGCTTAAAGGCGTTCTTTTACTAAAAAACTTTTCCTTTACATCGTGGGAACAGCGCCCATGGCTCTTTCAGTTTGATCATAACCGCCCCATTACAGGCGGTATTGATTGCATGCGCCAGAATTGTGTATTCACCCCTCTAAAAGATCCAGAAACAGGACTAGTTTCATTTGTCTCTGTCACTATATTTGACGTCACTGACACCGCTATCTATCAGCAGCAACTAACGGAAGCGCTAGCCAAGTTAGAGGAAAGCAATATTACCGATGGACTAACAGGCATCTATAACCGTCGCTATCTGCAACAACGCTACCACAGTGAATTTGGCAGAGCATCTAGACACGGCAGCAACTTGACCACCATCATTTTTGATCTGGATCATTTCAAGCGCGTCAATGATACATATGGCCACCTCGCCGGAGATGAAGTCCTAAAAACCGTCGCAAAACGAGTTAAATCACTCGTTCGAGCCCTTGATGTAGTAGGCCGCTACGGCGGCGAAGAGTTTGCATTAATCTTGCCAGACACAGACCTTGAAGGCGGCTTAACGCTAGCAGAAAGAATTCGCGAAACGATTGCAGCAGACCCAGTTCCGTTTGGCGACATTGAGATCCCTGTCTCTGCTAGCCTTGGTGTATCGCAATTTTCACCAGAAATGACCAACTATGAACTAATGGTGCAAGCGGCAGATCAGGCGCTTTACGAAGCAAAACACAACGGTAGAAATCAGGTTGTTGCAGCGAAGTAA
- a CDS encoding chemotaxis protein CheC yields MSLTLLTNDQKDVLQEVSNIAMGQAGNSLAQLLGAFVTLSVPRINIVDVAEINVAIGKLIGESTEVSAVRQAFLGTIRGEAIAIFHKDSHGDVADLMGYDENLSDTQKDELLLDVANVLVGACLTGIGDLLGTSMSFSAPSIMAKDTPASMLFQPEQLNWRCALVVEVNFALEARNFTCHLTQLMPEESISTLQTSLDAFMESL; encoded by the coding sequence ATGAGCCTTACCCTACTTACCAATGACCAAAAAGACGTATTGCAAGAAGTTTCTAATATTGCAATGGGCCAAGCGGGCAACTCATTGGCACAGCTTTTAGGTGCATTTGTTACCTTATCTGTTCCAAGAATTAACATCGTTGACGTGGCTGAAATTAATGTCGCGATTGGCAAACTGATTGGAGAATCCACAGAGGTATCTGCCGTTCGGCAAGCCTTTCTTGGAACCATCCGTGGAGAGGCGATTGCGATTTTCCACAAAGATAGCCATGGCGATGTAGCTGATTTAATGGGGTACGATGAGAATTTATCAGACACCCAAAAAGACGAATTATTGCTTGATGTGGCCAATGTCTTAGTGGGAGCCTGTTTAACTGGCATTGGTGATTTGCTCGGAACCAGCATGAGTTTCTCTGCGCCATCCATCATGGCAAAAGACACGCCAGCTAGTATGCTATTCCAACCAGAACAACTGAATTGGCGTTGTGCGTTAGTGGTGGAAGTGAACTTTGCGCTAGAAGCAAGAAACTTTACTTGTCACTTAACACAACTCATGCCAGAAGAGTCCATCAGCACCTTGCAAACCTCACTAGATGCATTTATGGAATCACTCTAA
- a CDS encoding response regulator: MTIPVLVVDDSPMARKMLIKALPEGWDISISQAGNGLEALAAYREGKAEIMFLDLTMPELDGFGVLEELRKEGMNSFVIVVSADIQPIAQERVKQLGAIAFLKKPVNPNEVLSVLKQYGVTL; encoded by the coding sequence ATGACAATTCCTGTACTCGTTGTTGATGACTCGCCAATGGCAAGAAAAATGCTGATCAAAGCATTGCCGGAAGGATGGGATATATCTATTTCCCAGGCAGGAAATGGATTAGAAGCGTTAGCTGCGTACCGAGAAGGTAAAGCAGAAATCATGTTTTTAGACTTAACCATGCCTGAGCTCGATGGTTTCGGAGTGCTAGAAGAGTTGCGCAAAGAAGGCATGAATAGTTTTGTTATTGTTGTCTCTGCAGATATCCAACCAATTGCCCAAGAACGAGTCAAACAGCTAGGTGCAATTGCATTCCTGAAAAAGCCAGTCAATCCGAATGAAGTACTGAGCGTACTCAAACAATATGGAGTAACGCTATGA
- a CDS encoding flagellar basal body-associated FliL family protein produces the protein MKKIIIIVVALLVVAGGVGGGVWFFMSKQHPAKPAGEKAAKAEEGDAEAEAKADEGDAADEEEGDHEKKPPVFYKIDRFVVNVDGDPEKRGVMSVEVQAELADAKKQEKMEAYKPKIQSELILLFGAQKFGELSTPEGKTKLLEEVRDKINEVIGASSPKKGAKSVAFTSLILEER, from the coding sequence ATGAAAAAAATCATCATTATTGTCGTAGCTTTATTGGTCGTTGCCGGAGGTGTTGGCGGTGGCGTTTGGTTCTTTATGTCTAAGCAGCACCCTGCTAAGCCTGCTGGTGAAAAAGCGGCAAAAGCAGAAGAGGGCGATGCAGAAGCTGAGGCAAAGGCTGATGAAGGTGATGCGGCGGATGAGGAAGAAGGGGATCATGAGAAGAAGCCCCCTGTATTTTACAAAATAGATCGTTTTGTGGTGAATGTCGATGGAGATCCGGAGAAGCGTGGCGTGATGTCCGTTGAGGTGCAGGCTGAATTAGCCGATGCCAAGAAGCAAGAGAAAATGGAAGCATACAAACCAAAAATTCAAAGTGAATTAATTTTGTTGTTTGGTGCGCAAAAATTTGGCGAACTTTCTACTCCGGAAGGGAAAACCAAATTACTTGAAGAAGTTCGAGACAAAATCAATGAAGTGATTGGCGCTAGTTCTCCGAAGAAGGGGGCAAAGAGCGTTGCCTTTACTTCCTTGATTTTGGAAGAGCGTTAA